The following proteins are encoded in a genomic region of bacterium:
- a CDS encoding type II toxin-antitoxin system VapC family toxin encodes MSGVIDASVLVAALVDSGHDGVWARRAILEGPLAAPELALVETSNLLRRLELSGSVSRLEATAAHRDLLRLKLDVYPFAPFADRVWELRSNLTSYDAWYVALAEALDWPLLTLDRRIGRAGTPLCEVLVPPPRG; translated from the coding sequence GTGAGTGGCGTTATCGACGCGTCGGTGCTCGTCGCGGCGCTGGTCGATTCGGGTCATGATGGTGTCTGGGCCAGGCGCGCGATCTTGGAGGGCCCGCTTGCCGCGCCGGAATTGGCGCTCGTCGAGACCAGCAACCTCCTGCGCAGGCTGGAACTGTCGGGATCGGTCTCACGCCTGGAAGCCACTGCTGCCCACCGTGATCTGCTTCGGCTGAAACTCGATGTGTACCCATTCGCGCCTTTTGCCGACCGCGTATGGGAACTCCGGTCGAATCTGACCAGTTACGACGCCTGGTACGTGGCCTTGGCCGAAGCTCTCGACTGGCCACTGCTGACACTGGACCGCCGCATCGGCCGAGCCGGCACACCTCTTTGTGAGGTACTGGTTCCTCCACCCCGCGGCTAA
- a CDS encoding HigA family addiction module antitoxin, protein MAVEYPAHPGISVREGCLQGRLTVTEAARRLGVARHTLSRVFNGHSGISAEMAIRFEKVGWSNADFWMRRQAAYDLAVARRQEAQIVVESHEQGVLASMGRP, encoded by the coding sequence ATGGCTGTTGAGTATCCCGCCCATCCAGGGATCAGTGTCCGTGAGGGGTGCTTGCAGGGACGCCTTACTGTCACCGAGGCAGCACGAAGGCTGGGCGTAGCCCGCCACACCCTATCGCGCGTTTTCAATGGCCACTCGGGCATCTCAGCGGAGATGGCCATCCGTTTCGAGAAGGTCGGGTGGTCCAACGCCGACTTCTGGATGCGCCGCCAAGCTGCCTATGACCTTGCTGTGGCCCGGCGCCAGGAAGCCCAGATCGTCGTTGAATCCCATGAGCAGGGGGTACTGGCATCCATGGGTCGACCTTGA
- a CDS encoding type II toxin-antitoxin system RelE/ParE family toxin, translating into MIGSIKHRGLGRAHGRGDFRGVHATHANRIAAILSDLDAASAVSDLDLPTYRLHRLKGSLEGLWSIRVSRKWRIVFRFEDGDAHNVDLVDYH; encoded by the coding sequence GTGATTGGGAGCATCAAGCACCGAGGGCTCGGAAGGGCGCATGGACGTGGGGACTTCCGCGGGGTTCACGCCACTCATGCGAACCGGATCGCGGCGATCCTGTCGGACCTTGACGCGGCCAGCGCGGTCTCGGATCTTGATCTTCCGACCTACCGGCTCCATCGGCTCAAGGGCAGCTTGGAGGGATTGTGGAGCATTCGGGTGTCGCGCAAGTGGCGGATCGTGTTCCGTTTCGAGGATGGCGACGCCCACAATGTGGACTTGGTCGATTACCACTAG
- a CDS encoding AlpA family phage regulatory protein, with the protein MPPPGGGRVVRLPEVLEVTGLSRTTIWRREREGSFPAPFRLGGEGARAVGWREQDIYDWIDSLSPAA; encoded by the coding sequence ATGCCGCCTCCTGGGGGTGGGCGGGTGGTGAGACTGCCTGAGGTGTTGGAGGTCACCGGGTTGAGCAGGACCACGATTTGGCGTCGGGAGCGGGAGGGGTCGTTTCCTGCGCCGTTCCGTTTGGGCGGTGAAGGTGCCCGGGCGGTGGGTTGGCGGGAACAGGACATCTACGACTGGATCGACAGCCTGTCCCCCGCCGCATGA
- a CDS encoding AlpA family phage regulatory protein, with protein MRNQTHNDKLGVTFSRRGSAVPRSGGGRVVRLPEVLEITGLSRTTIWRRERDGSFPSPIRLGGERTRAVGWREQDIYDWIDGLSPAA; from the coding sequence ATGAGAAACCAAACTCACAACGACAAACTGGGGGTGACCTTCAGCCGTCGAGGCTCAGCGGTGCCGCGTTCGGGGGGTGGGCGGGTGGTGAGACTGCCCGAAGTACTGGAGATCACCGGGTTGAGCCGAACCACGATCTGGCGTCGGGAGCGGGACGGGTCGTTCCCTTCGCCGATCCGTCTCGGTGGTGAACGCACCCGGGCCGTGGGCTGGCGGGAACAGGACATCTACGACTGGATTGATGGTCTATCTCCCGCCGCGTGA
- a CDS encoding IS21 family transposase encodes MVAIIDHPAGEECQWDWLELGDTPWGSTVFVLVGVLSHSGRFRAWLSDRQDQAHLVEGIDEVLRRFGGTARRW; translated from the coding sequence GTGGTGGCGATCATCGACCATCCGGCGGGCGAGGAATGCCAGTGGGACTGGCTGGAGCTGGGCGACACCCCGTGGGGATCAACCGTGTTCGTGCTGGTGGGTGTGCTGTCACATTCGGGCAGGTTCCGGGCGTGGCTGAGTGACCGCCAGGATCAGGCGCATTTGGTGGAGGGCATCGACGAGGTGCTGCGCCGCTTCGGGGGCACTGCTAGGAGGTGGC